The following proteins are encoded in a genomic region of Magnolia sinica isolate HGM2019 chromosome 1, MsV1, whole genome shotgun sequence:
- the LOC131249880 gene encoding uncharacterized protein LOC131249880: protein MNEVMPQRFRIPPFIQHSRSGDPSEHVETYYSWIQIQTATDAMMCRGFSITLTGSARSWYRQLKPNSIGSFVELNRLFFIQFISGKKSRKLNTHLFTIKQEPKESLKDYIVRFNEEVLQVEDYDDKMALSVVFGGLKERSFTFSIGKNLPKTGLKEGRFTFSIGKNLPKTLADLIVRAQKYIKSKEFSKARKNVQVTKPTVKGKRPRNEESQLSSKGPDDHATRDRRPSRKPEEKFHSYTPLNTFTEQILLDIKVRKLLNWSVYMKANPDHRDKRKYCRFHWDHGHNTADCVDLKDEIETLIHKGHLRRYAKGERTARKEERGQEQPNNSREEPAEIRTIFRGSSGGEDSNMAWKAHSRKFNPEHYIHLTKRPSKELRVSLCSMTFSEDDGREIQHPHDDALVVTMSIANHKVYCILIDTGSSADVIYS, encoded by the exons ATGAATGAGGTGATGCCACAGAGGTTCCGGATACCTCCCTTCATCCAACACTCCAGGTCTGGTGACCCATCCGAGCACGTGGAAACTTATTATTCGTGGATACAAATCCAGACAGCAACAGACGCGATGATGTGCAGGGGGTTCTCGATCACACTCACAGGATCCGCTCGGAGTTGGTATCGTCAACTCAAGCCCAATTCCATTGGTTCCTTCGTGGAGCTTAACCGATTATTCTTTAtccaattcataagtggtaagaagagtcggaagctgAATACTCACCTGTTCACCATCAAGCAAGAGCCTaaggagtcattgaaggactACATCGTTCGCTTCAATGAGGAAGTATTACAAGTGGAGGACTACGATGACAAGATGGCGCTCTCCGTCGTGTTCGGTGGCCTGAAAGAAAGAAGTTTCACCTTCTCTATTGGGAAGAATCTGCCAAAGAC TGGTTTGAAAGAGGGAAGGTTCACATTCTCTATTGGGAAGAATCTACCAAAGACGTTAGCTGATCTCATCGTCAGAGCTCAGAAGTATATTAAATCCAAGGAATTCTCTAAGGCCCGCAAGAATGTTCAAGTGACAAAGCCGACTGTCAAGGGGAAGAGGCCAAGGAACGAAGAATCTCAGCTGTCCAGCAAGGGACCAGATGACCACGCCACTCGCGATCGTCGCCCAAGCAGAAAACCAGAGGAAAAATTCCATTCCTACACCCCCCTCAACACATTTACTGAGCAGATTTTGCTGGACATCAAAGTACGTAAGCTTCTAAATTGGTCAGTTTATATGAAGGCCAACCCCGATCATCGAGACAAGCGCAAGTACTGCCGCTTCCATTGGGATCACGGTCACAACACAGCTGATTGTGTGGATCTCAAGGATGAGATCGAGACCCTTATTCATAAGGGACACCTGCGCCGATACGCCAAGGGAGAAAGAACCGCTCGGAAAGAAGAGCGAGGGCAAGAACAGCCGAATAACTCCAGGGAAGAGCCAGCCGAAATTCGCACCATCTTCAGAGGCTCATCCGGTGGGGAAGATTCGAACATGGCTTGGAAAGCCCATTCTCGAAAGTTTAATCCGGAACACTACATCCACTTGACCAAGCGGCCGAGCAAAGAACTCCGGGTCAGTCTGTGCAGCATGACCTTCTCGGAAGATGATGGGCGCGAGATCCAGCATCCGCACGATGACGCCCTAGTGGTTACTATGAGTATAGCCAACCACAAGGTGTACTGCATCCTGATCGACACTGGAAGCTCAGCAGATGTAATCTACTCCTAG
- the LOC131221077 gene encoding extensin-like translates to MMGPGKARHWLGLLLAMCLIAINIAMVDKPYIYASPPPPSPSPPPPYHYNSPPPPSPSPPPPYHYKSPPPPSPSPPPPFHYKSPPPPSPSPPPPYQYKSPPPPSPPPPYHY, encoded by the exons ATGATGGGTCCTGGGAAGGCCCGACATTGGCTTGGCCTACTTTTGGCAATGTGCTTGATCGCCATCAACATAGCAATGGTAGACAAGCCTTACATCTATGCTTCACCTCCGCCAC CGTCACCTTCGCCACCTCCACCTTACCACTATAACTCACCACCCCCACCATCACCTTCGCCGCCACCTCCTTACCACTATAAATCCCCACCACCGCCATCACCATCACCACCTCCTCCTTTCCATTATAAGTCCCCGCCACCACCTTCACCATCGCCACCACCACCATACCAATAtaaatcaccaccaccaccatcacctcCACCTCCATACCATTATTAG